In Solanum stenotomum isolate F172 chromosome 6, ASM1918654v1, whole genome shotgun sequence, one DNA window encodes the following:
- the LOC125868885 gene encoding ethylene-responsive transcription factor ERF119-like encodes MSNKNCARLYPVGVRKRKSGKFGVEIRHPIEKKNIWLGTFTTVDEASARYKSKKLEFEELMIAKNAKKDQISEKSDKKTCSGDGSKHKSSMVVTGNSNPSKGDEEKIKEEFGNEMDEALFEGTWVKISEGNEVKISHKLGVPIVDNYGYLVGEFSAMDDLSIDK; translated from the coding sequence ATGTCAAACAAAAATTGTGCTAGATTGTATCCTGTTGGTGTTCGGAAGCGAAAAAGTGGTAAATTTGGTGTTGAAATCAGACACCCAATCGAAAAGAAGAATATTTGGCTAGGTACTTTTACCACTGTTGATGAAGCTTCTGCAAGATACAAGTCTAAGAAGCTTGAGTTTGAAGAATTGATGATAGctaaaaatgcaaaaaaggATCAGATTTCTGAAAAATCTGATAAAAAAACTTGTTCTGGTGATGGATCTAAACATAAGTCATCAATGGTTGTTACTGGAAATTCGAATCCATCAAAGGGAGATGAGgaaaaaatcaaagaagaatTTGGGAATGAAATGGATGAAGCACTATTTGAAGGGACCTGGGTGAAAATTTCAGAGGGCAACGAAGTGAAAATTTCACATAAGTTAGGGGTTCCAATTGTTGATAACTATGGATATTTGGTTGGTGAATTTAGCGCTATGGATGATCTTAGCATAGATAAGTAA
- the LOC125869040 gene encoding ethylene-responsive transcription factor ERF117-like, producing MKSNKKISKNSYVRLYPVGVRKRKNGKFCAEIKHPFNKKMVWLGTFVTADEAFESYKSKKVQFEELVMAKDAKKRQKFEKSVQESLMGIAENTNSSNGVKEKIDLFAEEKQESLMGDSENSNSNSNSNLISSNGVEEKNNLFAGVESDEELFKGTWVKISEGKEVMFSYNLGVPVIDNYGFLLGEFSDLDDLRFM from the coding sequence ATGAagtctaataaaaaaatatcgaaGAATTCTTACGTCAGATTGTATCCTGTTGGTGTTCGTAAGAGAAAAAATGGGAAATTTTGCGCTGAAATCAAACACCCATTTAACAAGAAAATGGTTTGGTTGGGTACTTTCGTTACTGCTGATGAAGCTTTCGAAAGTTACAAGTCGAAGAAGGTTCAGTTTGAAGAACTAGTCATGGCTAAAGATGCAAAAAAGAGAcagaaatttgaaaaatctgTTCAAGAATCATTAATGGGTATTGCTGAGAATACGAATTCATCAAATGGGGTTAAGGAAAAAATCGATCTTTTTGCAGAGGAAAAACAAGAATCGTTAATGGGTGATTCTGAAAATTCAAATTCGAATTCGAATTCGAACTTGATTTCATCAAATGGggttgaagaaaaaaacaatcttTTTGCAGGGGTTGAAAGTGATGAAGAACTGTTTAAGGGGACTTGGGTGAAAATTTCAGAGGGTAAAGAAGTAATGTTTTCATATAATTTGGGGGTTCCCGTTATCGATAATTATGGATTTTTGTTGGGTGAATTTAGCGATTTGGATGATCTTAGATTTATGTAA
- the LOC125867389 gene encoding ethylene-responsive transcription factor CRF2-like → MKSRIKQDFIDENQEIIEIQRRIIVKISDPDATESSSDDEKQQKRPKIIVHEIVQKKVKIQSFLLNSKNPLHFYQLPPPRVRKRKYQKKAISAKSGNPPLMVDSQNLDSTKVKTRFSLKNRNFLSFDESSGKLPPMVRKRKSGKFATEIRDPFSKKRIWLGTFNTPEEASEVYQTKKLEFQEKLEKARNANVDKVISAKFELGSSSSSDPPLMADSQNTDSSNESDDRLKKAKNAKEKMVISAKFELGSSSSSDPPLMADSQNTDSSNESDDILKKAKNAKDKMAISADSDPGSSSSEPILMVDEIDEQLNKAINANVEKGISAKSELGFSSSDQVDAQTSDSSNGVEESDEEMWMGQWIQISGDKEVKFSHKLGVPVVDNYGFLLGEFSKLDDLSISV, encoded by the exons ATGAAATCCAGAATCAAACAAGATTTTATtgatgaaaatcaagaaataattgaaattcAGAGGAGAATAATAGTAAAAATCTCAGACCCAGATGCTACAGAATCATCTTCAGATGATGAAAAACAGCAAAAAAGACCAAAGATTATTGTTCATGAGATTGTTCAGAAAAAggtaaagattcaatcttttttaCTAAATAGCAAAAACCCATTACATTTTTATCAATTGCCTCCTCCTAGGGTTCGAAAAAGAAAGTATCAGAAAAAGGCTATTTCTGCAAAATCTGGAAATCCGCCATTAATGGTGGATTCTCAGAACTTGGATTCAACGAAGGTAAAGACTCGTTTTTCACTAAAAAACAGAAactttttgagttttgatgaATCTTCTGGTAAATTGCCTCCTATGGTTCGAAAgagaaaatctggaaaatttgctACTGAGATTAGAGACCCGTTTAGCAAGAAAAGAATTTGGTTGGGTACTTTTAATACTCCTGAAGAAGCTTCTGAGGTTTATCAAACTAAGAAACTTGAGTTTCAGGAGAAGTTGGAAAAGGCTAGAAATGCAAATGTGGATAAGGTTATTTCTGCAAAATTTGAACTTGGGTCTTCTTCTTCGAGTGATCCTCCATTAATGGCTGATTCTCAAAACACAGATTCATCAAATGAGTCTGATGATAGATTGAAGAAGGCTAAAAATGCAAAAGAGAAAATGGTTATTTCTGCAAAATTTGAACTTGGTTCTTCTTCTTCGAGTGATCCGCCATTAATGGCTGATTCTCAAAACACAGATTCATCAAATGAGTCAGATGATATATTGAAGAAGGCTAAAAATGCAAAAGATAAAATGGCTATTTCTGCAGACTCTGACCCTGGTTCCTCTTCAAGTGAGCCAATATTAATGGTGGATGAGATTGATGAGCAATTGAATAAG GCTATAAATGCAAATGTGGAAAAGGGTATTTCTGCAAAATCTGAACTTGGTTTTTCTTCTAGTGATCAAGTGGATGCACAAACCTCGGATTCATCGAATGGGGTTGAAGAAAGTGATGAAGAAATGTGGATGGGGCAGTGGATACAAATTTCAGGTGATAAAGAAGTTAAATTTTCGCATAAATTGGGCGTTCCTGTTGTTGACAATTACGGTTTTTTGTTAGGTGAATTTAGCAAATTGGATGATCTTAGTATTTCTGTTTGA